A genomic window from Klebsiella quasipneumoniae subsp. quasipneumoniae includes:
- a CDS encoding Cof-type HAD-IIB family hydrolase: MTVKVIVTDMDGTFLNDAKTYDRSRFLAQFAQLQQRGIEFVVASGNQYYQLISFFPEIREQISFVAENGALVFEHGKQLFHGELTRHESQVVIGELLKDPQLNFVACGLHSAYVSDNAPDAFVDLMSKHYHRLQRVSDYHAIDDTLFKFSLNLPDSEIPQLIDKLHVSLDGIMKPVTSGFGFVDLIIPGLHKANGISRLLKRWNLSPQQCVAIGDSGNDAEMLKLVKYAFAMGNAADSIKAIAGYATDDNNHDGALNVIQAVLDNRDPFNA, encoded by the coding sequence ATGACCGTTAAAGTTATCGTCACCGATATGGACGGAACTTTTCTCAATGACGCCAAAACCTACGACCGCTCACGGTTTCTGGCGCAATTCGCCCAGCTGCAGCAGCGCGGCATTGAATTCGTTGTCGCCAGCGGCAACCAGTACTATCAGCTGATCTCCTTCTTCCCGGAGATCCGCGAGCAGATCTCGTTCGTCGCCGAAAACGGCGCGCTGGTCTTTGAGCATGGTAAGCAGCTGTTCCACGGCGAACTGACCCGCCACGAATCGCAGGTGGTGATTGGCGAATTACTCAAAGATCCGCAGCTGAACTTCGTCGCCTGCGGCCTGCACAGCGCCTACGTGAGCGATAACGCCCCGGACGCCTTCGTCGACCTGATGTCAAAGCACTACCACCGTCTGCAGCGGGTAAGCGACTATCACGCCATCGACGATACGCTGTTCAAATTTTCTCTGAACCTGCCGGACAGCGAGATCCCGCAGCTGATCGATAAACTGCACGTCTCGCTCGACGGCATTATGAAGCCGGTCACCAGCGGCTTTGGCTTTGTCGATTTGATTATTCCCGGTCTGCATAAAGCCAACGGCATCAGCCGCCTGCTCAAGCGCTGGAACCTGTCGCCGCAGCAGTGCGTGGCCATCGGCGACAGCGGCAACGACGCCGAAATGCTGAAGCTGGTGAAATACGCTTTCGCCATGGGTAACGCCGCCGACAGCATCAAAGCTATCGCCGGATACGCGACCGACGATAATAATCATGACGGCGCGCTGAACGTCATTCAGGCCGTCCTCGATAACCGCGATCCCTTCAACGCCTGA